In one window of Vulpes vulpes isolate BD-2025 chromosome 1, VulVul3, whole genome shotgun sequence DNA:
- the STX11 gene encoding syntaxin-11 isoform X2 produces the protein MKDRLAEMLELTKSYDQQFPAGDAELDPPREDVVFETDHILESLYRDIQDLQEENQQLLTDVKRLGKQNSRFLTSMRRLSSIKRDTSSIAKDIKARGESIHRKLHALKARGEEAEAVHGAHSAVARISRAQYHALTRTFQQAMQGYSQAEMKQRHNCKIRIQRQLEIMGKDVSDDQIEDMFEQGKWDVFSENLLADVKGARAALSEIESRHRELLRLESRIREVHKLFLQMAVLVEEQADTLNVIELNVQKTLDYTGQAKVQVRKAVQYTRKNPCRTLCCFCCPCLN, from the coding sequence ATGAAGGACCGGCTGGCCGAGATGCTGGAGCTGACCAAGAGCTATGACCAGCAGTTCCCAGCCGGGGACGCGGAGCTCGACCCGCCCCGCGAGGACGTCGTGTTCGAGACGGACCACATCCTGGAGTCCTTGTACCGAGACATCCAGGACCTCCAGGAGGAAAACCAGCAGCTGCTGACCGACGTGAAGCGGCTGGGAAAGCAGAACTCCCGCTTCCTCACGTCCATGCGGCGCCTCAGCAGCATCAAGCGCGACACCAGCTCCATTGCCAAGGACATCAAGGCCCGCGGCGAGAGCATCCACCGCAAGCTGCACGCCCTGAAGGCGCGCGGCGAGGAGGCCGAGGCGGTGCACGGCGCGCACTCGGCGGTGGCGCGCATCTCGCGGGCGCAGTACCACGCGCTCACGCGCACCTTCCAGCAGGCCATGCAGGGCTACAGCCAGGCCGAGATGAAGCAGCGCCACAACTGCAAGATCCGCATCCAGCGCCAGCTGGAGATCATGGGCAAGGACGTCTCGGACGACCAGATCGAGGACATGTTCGAGCAGGGCAAGTGGGACGTGTTCTCCGAGAATTTGCTGGCCGACGTGAAGGGGGCGCGGGCGGCCCTCAGCGAGATCGAGAGCCGCCACCGCGAGCTGCTGCGGCTGGAGAGCCGCATCCGGGAGGTGCACAAGCTCTTCCTGCAGATGGCGGTGCTGGTGGAGGAGCAGGCCGACACCTTGAACGTCATCGAGCTCAACGTGCAGAAGACCCTCGACTACACCGGCCAGGCCAAGGTGCAGGTGCGCAAGGCCGTGCAGTACACGAGGAAGAACCCCTGCCGGAccctctgctgcttctgctgcccCTGCCTCAACTAG
- the STX11 gene encoding syntaxin-11 isoform X1, giving the protein MELQEEDEMDEEKEKKTMSHPQSTMKDRLAEMLELTKSYDQQFPAGDAELDPPREDVVFETDHILESLYRDIQDLQEENQQLLTDVKRLGKQNSRFLTSMRRLSSIKRDTSSIAKDIKARGESIHRKLHALKARGEEAEAVHGAHSAVARISRAQYHALTRTFQQAMQGYSQAEMKQRHNCKIRIQRQLEIMGKDVSDDQIEDMFEQGKWDVFSENLLADVKGARAALSEIESRHRELLRLESRIREVHKLFLQMAVLVEEQADTLNVIELNVQKTLDYTGQAKVQVRKAVQYTRKNPCRTLCCFCCPCLN; this is encoded by the coding sequence GCACGATGAAGGACCGGCTGGCCGAGATGCTGGAGCTGACCAAGAGCTATGACCAGCAGTTCCCAGCCGGGGACGCGGAGCTCGACCCGCCCCGCGAGGACGTCGTGTTCGAGACGGACCACATCCTGGAGTCCTTGTACCGAGACATCCAGGACCTCCAGGAGGAAAACCAGCAGCTGCTGACCGACGTGAAGCGGCTGGGAAAGCAGAACTCCCGCTTCCTCACGTCCATGCGGCGCCTCAGCAGCATCAAGCGCGACACCAGCTCCATTGCCAAGGACATCAAGGCCCGCGGCGAGAGCATCCACCGCAAGCTGCACGCCCTGAAGGCGCGCGGCGAGGAGGCCGAGGCGGTGCACGGCGCGCACTCGGCGGTGGCGCGCATCTCGCGGGCGCAGTACCACGCGCTCACGCGCACCTTCCAGCAGGCCATGCAGGGCTACAGCCAGGCCGAGATGAAGCAGCGCCACAACTGCAAGATCCGCATCCAGCGCCAGCTGGAGATCATGGGCAAGGACGTCTCGGACGACCAGATCGAGGACATGTTCGAGCAGGGCAAGTGGGACGTGTTCTCCGAGAATTTGCTGGCCGACGTGAAGGGGGCGCGGGCGGCCCTCAGCGAGATCGAGAGCCGCCACCGCGAGCTGCTGCGGCTGGAGAGCCGCATCCGGGAGGTGCACAAGCTCTTCCTGCAGATGGCGGTGCTGGTGGAGGAGCAGGCCGACACCTTGAACGTCATCGAGCTCAACGTGCAGAAGACCCTCGACTACACCGGCCAGGCCAAGGTGCAGGTGCGCAAGGCCGTGCAGTACACGAGGAAGAACCCCTGCCGGAccctctgctgcttctgctgcccCTGCCTCAACTAG